The Chlorobaculum sp. MV4-Y genome contains the following window.
CAGACAAATCCGCCCGAAAGCAGGCTGGTCTCAGGCATCGATTCGAGCAGGTGGAACCGCGATTCGAGGTGCTCCGGCAGGTAGAGGTCGTCGCTGTCGAGAAAAGTGGCGTAGCGACCGAAAGCGGCCTGAATTCCGGCATTCCGCGACAGGGCAGCCTTGCGGTTCCGGTGCTTCATGTAGCGGATGTTGGCGTGCTGGTTGAGGTATCCGTTCACGATCTCGAAGGTTTCATCCGAACTGCCGTCGTCCACGACGATCAGCTCCCACTCCGTGAAGCTTTGCGCAACGACGCTCCCGATGGCCTCGGCAAGCAGCGGGGCGCGGTCGAAGGTTGGCAGGATGACCGAGATGGCGGGGCGGATGTCGAAGTGTGGCGTCTGCATGGGCGATTTTCAAGGTTCTCCGACGAGCTGTACGAAGATTTCGCGCGAGCGGGGGCGGTTGGTGTGATCGCTGTAAATCACGGGTTGACCGATTTGATGGCGAAGGCGCACACCATCATGCCCGCAACGAGGAAGTTCTGGGCGATGGCGTTGTAGCGCACGTCCATCGTTCGCGGCGAGCGCACGAGGCTGAATTGCAGGAAAAACTGCGGTACGACGAGCGCCGCCGTTACCCATCCGTAGGTCGCTTCGCCGATCATGAACATGTAGCCCGCCGCCATGAGCTGGCCGAGGTCGATCAGCATCGCCGCGATCAGTGCCGCCTTGCGTTCGCCGAAGACTGCCGGAAGGGTGTGGATGCCGACTTGCCGGTCGCCCTCGATGGACTTAAAGTCGTTGATGGTCATGGTGCCGGTGCTGGCGATGGTGTAGAGCGTGGCCACGATGAGCGACGGCGTGATGGCGTGCAGCGAGAAGTCTGGACGGTAGGCGATTTCGCCCGCCACCCAAGGGATGACGAGGTACGAAACCGCGACGATGATGTTGCCTGCCCAGAGCCGCTTTTTGAGCTTGATCGGGTTGGCGCTGTACAGATGCGCGTTGATGATGCCGACGACGACGTAGAGTGCGATGAGCGGATGCACCAGCCAGCCGACGACGACCGAGAGCATCGACCAGAGCGCGATGAGCAGCGTGGCGCTCCGGAGCGAAATCGCGCCGCCGGGAATCGGGCGGTTTGGCTCGTTGATTTCGTCAAGGTCGCGGTCGAAGTAGTCGTTGAGCATCTGGCAGGTGCCGGTGGCCAGGGGGCCGGTGAGCAGCACGGCGAGCCAGAATTTGATTTCGCCGAGCTGCTGCCAGCCGAAAGCACCGCTGGCGATTGCGCCGCAGATGAAGCTCCAGACGACCGGAATCCAGGTGACCGGCTTGAGGAACCGCACGAAGAGGGCGATGCTGGAAAGCGGCTCGGGCGCGCGGCGGCCCTGAACGAAGGGCTTGCGCCTGCTCATTCCGGAGGACGCGGATTCCTGGGTTGTATCGAAAGAGATGTTGTCCGGAGAATTGTTGCTCACCCGTGAGGTATTCGGTTGGTCAAAACTCAAAGCCTGAAAATAACATGTAAATCCAAGGAATAAAACTTCATGCGGCAAAACGGCTGATCTCTTTGCATTTAGCGCCGTGAGCATCCTCGTCATTTTCGGGATCGCTTGCATGGCAGAAGAGTGGGGCGTACATTTTAGCAGAAAGTTTCAGAAAAATCCGCGAACCCTTTATGCCCATGCCGTTTTTCAAGTTTATCAAAGAGATAAAACAGAGCTTCATGCTCCATCCTGTTGCAGCCCACTTCAGTAACGGAGTGATTCCTGTCGCCGTGCTCTATCTTGTGCTGTTTTTTCCGACCGGCAATCCGTTTTTCGAACATACGGTTGTCCATCTGCTCCTTGTTTCCCTCCTCGCCGTGCCGTTTTCGTTCTATTCCGGTATCCGGGACTGGAAAGCCAAATACAAGGGAGCAAAGGCTCCGGTATTTCAGACCAAGATCAGACTCTCGATTCTGCTTCTGGTGGCGGGCATTCTTGCCGCTGCGATTCGTCTTGCGGTTCCCGACGTGATGCATGAGGGCGGCCTGCTTTTCTGGTTGTATGTGGCTACTCTGCTTGTCATGTTGCCCACGGTTGTGCTTCTCGGCCATCATGGGGGCAAGCTTGCCGCCGGACAGCGTTCCGAGCGGTTCCGCTGATGCCGGTTGAATTGCTGCCGCTCTGTGCGGACGACATGGCGGAGATGGCCGCGATTTTCAATCACTACGTCGAGCACAGTTTCGCGACCTACACCGAAACGCCGGTCAGCGTCGAGCGCTTCGGGTCGCTCATGAGTTTCAGCCCCGGCTATCCCGCATTCGTGGCGCGTGATTCCGATGGCTCGATGGCGGGCTTCGGCCTGTTGCGCCCTTACAGCCTGATTCCGGCGTTTGACCGCGCTGCCGAGCTGACCTGTTTTCTCTCGAAAGGAAACACGGGCCGGGGGATTGGCTCAGCCATTCTGCAAGTGCTTGAATCCGGAGCGGCGGAGCTGGGCATTGAGACCATCGTGGCGACGGTCTCCTCGCTCAACGAAGAGAGTCTGCGCTTCCACCGCGCCCGAGGATTTGTCGAACAGGGACGGCTTGTCGGTATTGGATCGAGAAATGGTCGAAAGTTCGATGTCGTCTATCTCCAAAAAATACTTTGACTGCTAGAGTTAAAAGGAACGCAAACGTATCGCGATAATTGATCTTCAGACGCTGCTTCTCTTTTTCCCGGCGGCCCTGCTGCTGGCGCTTTCGCCGGGGCCGGACAACCTGTTCGTGCTTGCGCAATCCGCACAGCATGGCCGGCCTGCCGGTTTTGCCGTGACCTTTGGGCTTTGCACGGGTCTGGTCGGCCACACCCTCGCTGTGGCGTTCGGACTTGCGGCTATCGTCAAGGCGTCGGTGCTTGCCTTTACGGTGCTGAAGATCGCAGGGGCGCTCTATCTGCTCTGGCTCGCCTGGCAGGCATGGCGGGCAGGCGGTGAGGTCGGCGAGTCGAAGACGCCTGCCCTCAGCGGAATCGAACTTTATCGGCGGGGGATTGTGATGAATCTCACCAACCCGAAGGTTTCGCTCTTTTTCCTCGCCTTTCTTCCCCAGTTTGCCGATCCCCGCCACGGTTCGATGACCACGCAGTTCATCGAACTGGGTGCCCTCTTCATTCTTGTCACCCTGATCGTTTTCGCCGGATTGAGTATGGTTGCCGGTGGGCTCGGAGAGCGTTTCCGCCGTTCACCTGCCGCACTCAGACTGGTCAACCGCGCCGCTGCCATGATTTTTACCGGACTTGCCATAAAACTGGCCATAACCGAGCGCTAAATAACCTTCTGTTATCGGTGATTATCGGCGTGTTTTCCTTTTGTTTTTCTGTACAAAAAACGTACAATAAAAAGTTAGCTATTTGATACTACTATCCTATCAATGATTCGTCGGGAAAAAGTGTGCATGAGCAAGATTGATCTTGTTAGCGATATCAGACCACTTTCGGAGTTCAGGGCCAATACGGCGGAGCTGATTACGCAGGTCAGGAAAACCGGGCGTCCGCTGGTTCTTACCCAGCACGGCAAAAGCGCAGTGGTGTTACTTGATGTCCGTCATTACCAGTCGATGCTATCGGCTTTCGAGCAAATGCATGGCTTGCAAAGCGGCGCTGAAGTCTCAATCATGACCGGTGGCGAGAAGTCATGAAAAGCGTTGGGCAGTTCTTTGATGTGTTATTTAATGCCTTTTGATGTCTTTTTTTCTCGTGAATTGTCGTGTTCTCTTTGTATCCTTTCTATACCAATGAGTTAGTGCCTATATGTAATGTGCCAGCCCGCAAGGGTTGGTGTGACTGCCAACACAAGAACGTACAGCCGATGTCAGCACATATCCTGAATTCCTATGATCCCCGGAAGCGGGGCGCAGGCGGCGCAATGGGCAGGCCGCATGGTCGTTTTCCCGCCAAAAGAAAAGTGCTTTTCGTATTCCTTGCCTTTTTTGTTCTCACGCTGATTCCGCTGCCGGTTTCGGCTAAAAGGGTACCGGCTCCAAAGGGTGAGGAGGCGGTTGCGGCCTATATCGTAAAGGAGACTGGCAGTTCGGAATTCCTGAAATCGAAAGAGGTCGATACACCGCGTTCGCCCGCGAGCCTGACCAAAATCATGACCTGTCTGTTGGCCATCGAAAGTGGCCGTATGAATGATGTGGTGACGATTCCTCTTGAGGCGACGCAGGTTGAGCCGACCAAGGCAGGTTTTCAGCCGGGAGAGCAGATCCGGCTGCGAGATTTGGTGAAAGCCGCCATGGTCAACTCGAGCAACGATGCCGCTTTTGCTATTGCCATTCACCTCGGCGGTAGTCTCGATGCGTTTGTGGCGACGATGAACGCCCGTGCTCGCGCGCTCGGGATGAACCATACTTTTTTTACCAATCCTGCCGGTTATGACCGGGGTATTTATGCCGGTAACCGTACGACGGCGAGGGATCTTATGATTCTGACGGAACGCGCGGTCAGGTATCCAGAGTTCAATGCGATTGCAAAACTGGACAGGGTTACTTTCAATGAGCTTTCCACTGGTAAGATTTACAGTCTTCATACTCACAACAAGCTCCTTGAACGTTATCCGTATTCTGTTGGTATCAAGACCGGTTATACCTCAATGGCAGGCCCCTGCCTTATTGCAAGGGCGTTGAGGGATGGTAAGGATATGCTCATTATCATGCTGGGCGCCCGGACGGATCGCTGGTCACTGGCGTCTACCATGTTCGATCAGGGCTTCGGGATTGATGCAGGCCCGGTTCAGGTTGCGGAAACTGCTGTGAAATCTCCCCGGAAGGTTGCTGTTGCCGCTCCGGAGGATTCTCATTCAAACGTGATCGCCAGGCGCGCCAGGGCGCTTGAGGCGCTGAGGCTCAAGGTCGAGAGCCGCCGTGACCAATCCGCAGTAACGGAGATTCGCGGAATGAGCATGGATATTCGTCCGTCAGGCGCGGCCTCTTCGGTAAAAGCCCGCCTGGAAAAGCGGAAAGCTTGTGCGGCCATCAAATCGCGCGGCAAGTCAAGTCGTGCTGACAGGATAGCGCTCAAGGCGAGCAAGAAAGCTTCGGCCAGGAAGCAACAGCTCGCAAAGGCGAAAGAGCGCAATCTCAAGAATAGAGTCGCGCTGAAATCTGCGAAGAAGAGTGAGTCTCGCAAAGTGGCTCTCAAGTCGGCCAACAAGGAGCGTCATGCGATCAAGATGGCTCGAAAGGGCGCTGCCAGGCGTTCGACTGCCGATGCAAAATCGGCAAAAAGCCGCAGCGGGAAAGAAGGGCTTTCTCTGTCGGAGAAAGCCGATCGTTCTCCGAATGGGTGAGGGGAGCTGCATTTGAGAAGTGTGTTTACCCATACCTTTGAAGTTCCCGGATCGTCGATCGACGGGTACGGGCATGTCAGCAATATCGAATATCTCCGGTGGATGCAGGATGTCGCCACCGCTCATACCGCTTCCGAAGGCTGGACGCTCGACCGTTACCGGAAAAGCCGTGCCATATGGGTCGTTCGCCGCCATTCCATTGATTATCTGATGCCCGCATATGCCGGTGACCGGCTTGATCTGCACACCTGGATCGAGTGGGTCAGGGATTGTCAGTCGGTGCGCCGCTATTTGTTGACCAGAGAGGGAGAATCGCGTGCTTTCGCCAGAGCTGAAACCCTCTGGGTGTGTGTCGATCCGGAGTCAGGACCCCCGAAACGGGTGCTGGAAGACTTCATTCAGGCTTTTGAGCTGGTCGTCGGTGGCGAGGCCGAAGCGCTTCGTATCGTCGGCAAAACGCCCGAATCAGCAAGCTGATTCAGTTTTCGACCGCAGTTTATGTCAACTTCCAGTCAAATATCGAGTCATGGTTAAGCATATCGTGATGTGGCGTCTCTGCGACGAGGCGCATGGCAATAGCGCTGAAGTCAATGCCTGTCTCATCAAGGAAAAGCTCGAAGCGTTATCCGACAGAATTCCCGGACTGCTTTCGATAGAAGTGGGACTCGACTTCAGCCGTACCGACAGCTCTGCAGATGTGGTTCTCTATTCGGAATTCGTCAACAAGACAGCGCTTGAAACCTACCAGAGTCATCCCGAACACGAAGCCCTCAAACTCTTCATCGGCGGTGCAACGCGCGAAAGGCGATTGGTGGATTACGAGTGCTGAGTTATGACGTGCAGGAAACGGCGAGAAGCTGTTGTCCCGGTTGCATGAAAAAGCGTTTTTGTCTCTTCTTAGATTGCTTTTACAGCCAATAAAAAAAGAGGCCGTTGAAAAAGCCTCTTTTTTTATCTGGAAAACAGAGGGGGGTGAATCAGCCCTGAACGATGCACTCTGCCGGGCAGACAGCAACGCAAGCAGGAGCGTCAGCAAAACCGGCGCACTCGTTGCAGGATGCGGCATCGATAACGTAGATCTCGCTGCCAGCGGAGATAGCGTTGGTCGGGCATTCGGGTTCGCAAGCACCGCAGTAGGTGCATTCTTCGGTGATATACAGTGCCATATTGACGACGTGCTTTGATAGTTATGAGAAGAAAAGAACAATTTCGATCAATTCGCCTAATATAAGCTTTTTTACAGGCCCGAAAACAAAAAATGATGATTATTTGAATAAAGAGGCAGGCGAAAGAGCTGGCGAAAAAGAGGTTGAAGATCAGGCCGATCAGGCCCGCCGTGCAAAATGGTTTTTGCTCTGAACGGCGGGTCTGAAGAGGTGGTGGTTATACCTTGAAAATGCAGTCCACCGGACAGACGGCTACACAGGCAGGCTCGTCGTGATAGCCGATACAATCCACGCATACATTCTCGTCGATCACGTAAATAGAGTCGCCTGCGGAGATCGCGCTGACCGGACATTCCGGCTCGCAGGCTCCACAGTAGGTGCATTCATCGGTAATACGGTGTGCCATGGTATTTCGGGTTTTAGTGGATGAGCTATTCGTAATGAAATCAGAGTTGATTGTTTTTATCTGTCCTTTGTGAACAGATCACTCCAGAAGGAGAATTTACTCTGCCTCTGTTAGAACCTGAGCGTGACAGTCAAAGTTCCGTCTCTTTCGGGGCGACGTGCCGCAGCCCCTTTTCGTGATGTTCGTAGGCGTTGATGATGTCCTTGACGAGGCGATGGCGTACTACGTCCGACTTGTCGAGGAACACGAAGCTGATGCCTTTGATTCCCTTGAGGATTTTCTGGGCGTTCATCAGTCCCGACTCCATCTCTTTCGGCAGGTCAACCTGGGTGACGTCGCCGGTGATGATCGCTTTCGAGTTGACCCCAAGCCTTGTCAGGCACATCATCATCTGTTTGCTCGACGCGTTCTGGGCCTCGTCGAGGATGATGAACGAGTTGTTCAGTGTGCGTCCGCGCATGTAGGCAAGCGGCACGATTTCGATGACCCGGCGCTCGGTGAGGAACTTGAGCTTTTCGGCGGTCAGCATGTCCTGAAGCGCGTCGTAGAGTGGTCTCAGGTACGGATCGATCTTCTGGGCAAGGTCGCCGGGCAGGAATCCGAGGCTCTCGCCAGCCTCAACCGCTGGGCGGGCAAGCACGATGCGTTTGATTTTTTTCGCTTTCCACGCAGACACCGCGATGGCGACAGCCGTGTAAGTCTTTCCTGTACCTGCCGGGCCGATGGCGAAGACGATATCGTTTCCGGCGGCTTCGGCGACCATCCGGCGCTGCCCGTCGGTTTTGGCCTTGACGACGTAATCCTTTGTTTCGACGATCACGTCCTTGTCTCCGGAAAGGGCTGCCGATGGTCGGGAGACCGGTGAGAGCGCCAGACTGACGAGGGCGTTGACATCGTTTTCCAGTACTTCGCCGTGCTGGTCGGCCAGAAAGATGATCTCCCTGAAAATCTTTTCAATGGCGGTCAGATCGGGTTCGTCACCGCCGATGGTGATTTTCGCACCTCGCGCGTTGATGCGAATATCGGGGAAAGCTTCACGAACTTTTTTCAGATAGCTGTCGTATGGCCCGAAAACGATGACGGGTTCGATCCCTTCGAATTCGATCGTTTTTTCAGTCAAAAGTTTTTTCCCGTTTTGTTATTGCCGTCCAAGAGTCGATGTATCCAGATGCGGCGCGGGCTTGCTCAGATAGTTCTGCACATAATCTCGCACTCCCTCTTCGAGCGGCGTCATCTGGCCGGTGTAGCCAGCTTGCCTGAGATGGGCGGAGTCCGCACAGGTATAATACTGGTATTTGTCCCGAATCGTTTCGGGCATATCGATAAACTCGATGCTGACGGGGCGCTCCATTGCCGTAAAAGTCGCCGTGACCAGATCCCTGAAGCTGCGCGCCTGTCCGGTGCCGATGTTGAACAGTCCCGTTGCCGAGGGCGTTTCGAGCAGCCATAGCATGATTCGCGTGCAATCCTTCACATAGACGAAGTCCCGCATCTGCTCACCATCGGCGTACTGGGGATTGTGCGATCTGAAGAGCCTTACCTTGCCATTGTCGCCGATCTGGTGGAACGCCTTGAAGACGACGCTGGTCATGTCCTCTTTGTGATATTCGTTGGGACCGTAGACGTTAAAGAACTTGAGCCCCGCCGCTTTTTCAAGGATGCCGTTGCGCAGTGCCCAGCAGTCGAACAGATGCTTCGAGTAGCCGTACATGTTGAGTGGCCTGAGCCGGTCGAGCGCCTCGATGCCGTCACTGTATCCTTCGGAGCCATCACCGAAGGTTGCCGCGCTGGAGGCGTAGATGAAACGCGCATCCTTTCTGGCGCACCATGAAGCGAGCATCTTCGAGTATTCGTAGTTGTTGCGAAGCAGAAGGTTGGCGTCCTGTTCGGTGGTGGAGCTGATGGCTCCCATGTGAATCACGGCGTCGATTTTGGGGAGGCGGTCGTGTTCGAGCAGGTCGGACAGGTCGTCCTTGTGGATGAAATCGGTGTAGCGGAGACCCCTGAGGTTGAGCCATCTCCCCTCGGACGCTCTTCCGAGGTCATCGACGATGAGTACCTCATTGGTGCCGTTGCGGTTGAGCTCCCAGAGCATGGCGCTTCCGATGAAGCCGGCGCCGCCGGTTATGATAATCATGCAAAAAAGTCAAATGGTTGACAGGCAAAAAAATATACGCCCGTCTCGCCGGAAAAGCAAAAGGCCAGCCCGTAAACGAGCCGGCCCTTTACCGAGGAGTTTGAGGAGAATTTCAGGCAGATACTCTCATGAGATTGTCGTGAGCGAAGAACTTACGGCCCCAGAAGAGCCAGAACCTGACCGTTTCTACCGGCTTGCCGATGATATCCGAAATCTGCGAGTGTCTCATGCCGGTCAGCTCAGACAGGAGCACCGAAAGTTTGATGTCTGCAGCCCACTGCTTCAGTGAGTCGATCA
Protein-coding sequences here:
- a CDS encoding 4Fe-4S binding protein encodes the protein MAHRITDECTYCGACEPECPVSAISAGDSIYVIDENVCVDCIGYHDEPACVAVCPVDCIFKV
- a CDS encoding LysE family translocator yields the protein MIDLQTLLLFFPAALLLALSPGPDNLFVLAQSAQHGRPAGFAVTFGLCTGLVGHTLAVAFGLAAIVKASVLAFTVLKIAGALYLLWLAWQAWRAGGEVGESKTPALSGIELYRRGIVMNLTNPKVSLFFLAFLPQFADPRHGSMTTQFIELGALFILVTLIVFAGLSMVAGGLGERFRRSPAALRLVNRAAAMIFTGLAIKLAITER
- the rfaD gene encoding ADP-glyceromanno-heptose 6-epimerase, whose protein sequence is MIIITGGAGFIGSAMLWELNRNGTNEVLIVDDLGRASEGRWLNLRGLRYTDFIHKDDLSDLLEHDRLPKIDAVIHMGAISSTTEQDANLLLRNNYEYSKMLASWCARKDARFIYASSAATFGDGSEGYSDGIEALDRLRPLNMYGYSKHLFDCWALRNGILEKAAGLKFFNVYGPNEYHKEDMTSVVFKAFHQIGDNGKVRLFRSHNPQYADGEQMRDFVYVKDCTRIMLWLLETPSATGLFNIGTGQARSFRDLVTATFTAMERPVSIEFIDMPETIRDKYQYYTCADSAHLRQAGYTGQMTPLEEGVRDYVQNYLSKPAPHLDTSTLGRQ
- a CDS encoding 4Fe-4S binding protein encodes the protein MALYITEECTYCGACEPECPTNAISAGSEIYVIDAASCNECAGFADAPACVAVCPAECIVQG
- a CDS encoding D-alanyl-D-alanine carboxypeptidase family protein, which codes for MFSLYPFYTNELVPICNVPARKGWCDCQHKNVQPMSAHILNSYDPRKRGAGGAMGRPHGRFPAKRKVLFVFLAFFVLTLIPLPVSAKRVPAPKGEEAVAAYIVKETGSSEFLKSKEVDTPRSPASLTKIMTCLLAIESGRMNDVVTIPLEATQVEPTKAGFQPGEQIRLRDLVKAAMVNSSNDAAFAIAIHLGGSLDAFVATMNARARALGMNHTFFTNPAGYDRGIYAGNRTTARDLMILTERAVRYPEFNAIAKLDRVTFNELSTGKIYSLHTHNKLLERYPYSVGIKTGYTSMAGPCLIARALRDGKDMLIIMLGARTDRWSLASTMFDQGFGIDAGPVQVAETAVKSPRKVAVAAPEDSHSNVIARRARALEALRLKVESRRDQSAVTEIRGMSMDIRPSGAASSVKARLEKRKACAAIKSRGKSSRADRIALKASKKASARKQQLAKAKERNLKNRVALKSAKKSESRKVALKSANKERHAIKMARKGAARRSTADAKSAKSRSGKEGLSLSEKADRSPNG
- a CDS encoding acyl-CoA thioesterase translates to MFTHTFEVPGSSIDGYGHVSNIEYLRWMQDVATAHTASEGWTLDRYRKSRAIWVVRRHSIDYLMPAYAGDRLDLHTWIEWVRDCQSVRRYLLTREGESRAFARAETLWVCVDPESGPPKRVLEDFIQAFELVVGGEAEALRIVGKTPESAS
- a CDS encoding glycosyltransferase family 2 protein, which translates into the protein MQTPHFDIRPAISVILPTFDRAPLLAEAIGSVVAQSFTEWELIVVDDGSSDETFEIVNGYLNQHANIRYMKHRNRKAALSRNAGIQAAFGRYATFLDSDDLYLPEHLESRFHLLESMPETSLLSGGFVCEGDPWVRDRNNPEKLIHVRECIAGATMFGRRELFLDIGGFRALDYAEDTDLWERASEQHRVLKIDQPESYIYRRSPGSITRTYKPAKP
- a CDS encoding type II toxin-antitoxin system Phd/YefM family antitoxin, producing MSKIDLVSDIRPLSEFRANTAELITQVRKTGRPLVLTQHGKSAVVLLDVRHYQSMLSAFEQMHGLQSGAEVSIMTGGEKS
- the chlG gene encoding chlorophyll synthase ChlG, yielding MSRRKPFVQGRRAPEPLSSIALFVRFLKPVTWIPVVWSFICGAIASGAFGWQQLGEIKFWLAVLLTGPLATGTCQMLNDYFDRDLDEINEPNRPIPGGAISLRSATLLIALWSMLSVVVGWLVHPLIALYVVVGIINAHLYSANPIKLKKRLWAGNIIVAVSYLVIPWVAGEIAYRPDFSLHAITPSLIVATLYTIASTGTMTINDFKSIEGDRQVGIHTLPAVFGERKAALIAAMLIDLGQLMAAGYMFMIGEATYGWVTAALVVPQFFLQFSLVRSPRTMDVRYNAIAQNFLVAGMMVCAFAIKSVNP
- a CDS encoding Dabb family protein, with the protein product MVKHIVMWRLCDEAHGNSAEVNACLIKEKLEALSDRIPGLLSIEVGLDFSRTDSSADVVLYSEFVNKTALETYQSHPEHEALKLFIGGATRERRLVDYEC
- a CDS encoding PhoH family protein; this translates as MTEKTIEFEGIEPVIVFGPYDSYLKKVREAFPDIRINARGAKITIGGDEPDLTAIEKIFREIIFLADQHGEVLENDVNALVSLALSPVSRPSAALSGDKDVIVETKDYVVKAKTDGQRRMVAEAAGNDIVFAIGPAGTGKTYTAVAIAVSAWKAKKIKRIVLARPAVEAGESLGFLPGDLAQKIDPYLRPLYDALQDMLTAEKLKFLTERRVIEIVPLAYMRGRTLNNSFIILDEAQNASSKQMMMCLTRLGVNSKAIITGDVTQVDLPKEMESGLMNAQKILKGIKGISFVFLDKSDVVRHRLVKDIINAYEHHEKGLRHVAPKETEL
- a CDS encoding GNAT family N-acetyltransferase is translated as MPVELLPLCADDMAEMAAIFNHYVEHSFATYTETPVSVERFGSLMSFSPGYPAFVARDSDGSMAGFGLLRPYSLIPAFDRAAELTCFLSKGNTGRGIGSAILQVLESGAAELGIETIVATVSSLNEESLRFHRARGFVEQGRLVGIGSRNGRKFDVVYLQKIL